The DNA segment CCCATATGGGCAGGATTTGACGACATGTGACAAGCTCTATAACAtatctcttacttctaaaatctgtgcaTCATACAAATACGGGAGTTTTGCCGgaaatgtgaaagagtgatgttgtgtttttgtattattttcctaaaattgtgttatctgggtttttaataatattggtaggataataattaaccattagatatatTCGTTAACGtgaaacgtgctattttgtgttccctccaaaattACAtggaaagtttcagtaaagcctCTACCACTTTaatactgaatcgaccgactggACATGGTTAactagccgaagtgccataagaaaaaaaatcttacaaaaaacgtcatttttgacagtgacatttacacatttacttgacatttgacacttgacaggcATAAGTCATAACAGCTGCTGACGACAACAATCGTGCAAAATCGTGCACAAAATACATTAATTGCAAAATccagtaaattaaaatttaaaaacaatattttaagattCGTAAAACTTAAATTCTCTCCATACCTTTTTACCGAAACtgtttttttagaaaaatggATTGTGAAAACACTATTACTTCTGCACTGGAAAAGAACAAAAACCTTTCGTTTTTTAGTAAATGTAGATTATGTGTAGAAAATGAGGGATTTGCTGTGATATCTAGCTTAACTAATTTATGTAACAACATTTATACACATATAGGGATTATGGTACGATTTTGCTGTCAAATAATACAAATTCTTATTAGTTTTTGACTATTCTACCAGCTTATTGCATCAGTTTCGTCACAACTCAAATTTTTATAACTTTAGGTATATGTCCCTAATTGGAATGAATAACTGGCTAGGCAATTTAGTACACACTCAGAAAATGTATTCCGAATATGAGCATAAATAGCCTTCACCTATAACCTTCTTTCTTTTTGTAGGTACAAGAATCAGATGATCTACCAAATAAAATTTGTCATACTTGTTATAAAATAGTTGTTGATTTTGTCGAGCTTACATCAAAAGCCAGCAAAAATGAGGTTTACTTAAAAAGTCTATTCGGTGATAACAACAAAAAGGAGAGAAAAGGAGAggtatttgaataaaaaacaacacattttataatattattataaaatgtattaactATTAGTATTTCCTATCTAACTTTTATTGttcattaactaaatttaattatcattccagaatattatatatattttaataattccaGAATATAGTTGACTCAACAAGTCAAATAGATGAAATAACAGAAGATTTGATTAGCTGTTCAGAGTCCAATGTAACCAAAATAACAGTGAGAAAAGACCTTTATGAATCATCTCCACCAAGTGTTAAGGTACTCTTAAATTTATATTCTGTTATGCACAACAAGTGCCAAATGATTTCA comes from the Aricia agestis chromosome 6, ilAriAges1.1, whole genome shotgun sequence genome and includes:
- the LOC121727782 gene encoding zinc finger protein 271-like, translated to MDCENTITSALEKNKNLSFFSKCRLCVENEGFAVISSLTNLCNNIYTHIGIMVQESDDLPNKICHTCYKIVVDFVELTSKASKNEVYLKSLFGDNNKKERKGENIVDSTSQIDEITEDLISCSESNVTKITVRKDLYESSPPSVKEENLDLKIKPVTHSEQTWECDICSKIFKTRKQHMLHLRCHKKNFPCPINICGKKFATKGDLDKHIRCHTGERPFQCDECKKSFTQRGSLKAHKISVHNMAT